The proteins below are encoded in one region of Sulfolobus islandicus Y.N.15.51:
- a CDS encoding DUF6036 family nucleotidyltransferase, which yields MLRELLSRISELKGSETDRFLKFLAILNTLLEDKGLGRIIIVGGFAVELYSGRSYRTGDVDVIVEGIAENLVRQVLKEISDFGLRIYLPKIREISEKGIDIVDNVYNKRKSPLKVQVDSYYIYITPPEEVVLTYLEAWKFWNSIEDRNKAVLVYCAQRNRIDVNYINLESERRGVKDFLERVKDYC from the coding sequence TTGCTTAGGGAATTACTTTCAAGAATAAGTGAGCTGAAAGGTAGTGAAACAGATCGCTTTCTAAAATTTCTAGCAATTTTAAATACTCTTCTAGAAGATAAGGGTCTTGGTAGGATTATTATCGTTGGTGGTTTTGCTGTAGAATTATATTCTGGTAGAAGCTATAGAACAGGCGATGTGGATGTGATAGTAGAAGGTATAGCGGAAAACTTAGTACGGCAAGTATTAAAGGAGATATCGGATTTTGGGCTAAGAATATACTTACCTAAGATAAGGGAAATATCGGAAAAGGGAATTGACATAGTCGATAACGTTTATAATAAACGTAAATCTCCGCTTAAAGTACAAGTTGACTCTTATTACATCTATATTACTCCGCCGGAAGAGGTAGTATTAACTTACCTAGAAGCATGGAAATTCTGGAACAGTATTGAGGATAGAAATAAGGCTGTTCTTGTTTATTGCGCCCAACGGAACAGAATTGACGTTAATTACATAAATCTCGAAAGTGAGAGAAGAGGAGTAAAAGATTTCCTTGAGAGAGTGAAAGACTATTGTTAA
- a CDS encoding radical SAM/SPASM domain-containing protein — translation MIPISVLVTNAGTVSFHIKGEYNKDRPSKFSDVFRPVVTWNLTRKCNLKCLHCYINASPEGEDGSTTEEALRLIDEMAEMRIPLIIMSGGEPLMRRDFFELASYARIKGIKLALSTNGTLITESVAKKLKELDFSYVGISLDSYDPEFHDKFRGLNGAFNMTVKGIKNAINVGLNVGLRFTITARNIHQIDEYVKLALELGVKRITFYHLSASGRGKELREWMYTPEEYVGFINKMIDYAIKLSGKIEIETTLGQFDGVYIAKKLARDEEELEKYMKFVENSGGCGRKMISIYPNGDVYPCQFIDFYKLGNVREKPLKEIIKNIPDLFINTDKYLRGEYCDKCKYKSACKGGDRARAYYWNGDVYGDDPLCPLKTLHI, via the coding sequence ATGATTCCAATAAGCGTTCTAGTAACTAATGCTGGTACAGTTTCATTTCACATTAAGGGTGAGTATAATAAGGATAGACCTAGTAAATTCAGCGACGTATTTAGACCAGTGGTAACGTGGAATCTCACGCGGAAATGCAACTTGAAATGTCTTCATTGTTATATTAACGCGTCACCAGAAGGTGAGGATGGGTCAACTACAGAAGAGGCGTTAAGGCTAATAGACGAAATGGCTGAAATGAGAATTCCATTAATTATAATGAGCGGCGGAGAGCCATTAATGAGAAGGGATTTCTTTGAATTGGCATCATATGCTAGGATAAAGGGAATAAAATTAGCCTTATCTACAAATGGCACATTGATTACCGAGAGTGTTGCGAAGAAATTAAAAGAACTGGATTTCTCTTACGTAGGTATAAGTTTAGATAGTTACGATCCAGAATTTCACGATAAATTTAGAGGTCTAAATGGAGCCTTTAACATGACAGTAAAGGGAATTAAAAATGCAATAAACGTTGGACTAAACGTTGGACTTAGATTTACTATTACGGCTAGAAACATTCATCAGATAGACGAATACGTGAAATTGGCCCTGGAACTGGGAGTTAAGAGAATAACGTTTTATCATTTATCAGCTAGTGGGAGGGGTAAGGAATTAAGGGAGTGGATGTATACTCCAGAAGAATATGTTGGTTTCATAAACAAAATGATTGACTATGCAATTAAGCTAAGTGGAAAGATAGAGATCGAGACTACCTTGGGACAATTCGATGGAGTTTACATAGCTAAAAAGTTGGCTAGAGATGAGGAAGAACTTGAAAAGTACATGAAATTTGTTGAAAATAGTGGAGGATGTGGAAGGAAGATGATATCAATATATCCAAATGGTGACGTTTATCCTTGTCAATTCATTGACTTTTACAAATTAGGTAACGTTAGGGAAAAACCGCTTAAGGAGATAATTAAGAATATTCCCGACCTATTCATAAATACGGACAAGTATTTGAGGGGGGAATATTGTGATAAATGTAAATATAAATCGGCGTGTAAAGGAGGAGATAGAGCTAGAGCGTATTATTGGAATGGAGATGTTTATGGAGATGACCCATTATGCCCTTTGAAAACGCTCCACATTTAG
- a CDS encoding TIGR04053 family radical SAM/SPASM domain-containing protein: MPFENAPHLVFWEVTKACPLTCKHCRANAIDKPLPGELNTEESRKLLEDIARFGKVVIVFTGGDPLSRSDIFELMEYAKSLGLVVSIAPSPSHRLDDETMKIISNYARYMSISLDGATSQTHDWLRGLGSYKYALRGIELGLKYGIQVQVNTLVWKKSYSELPFVVKLLKEMGVKIWEVFFLIPVGRGTTELDIPRDKYKDVIDFLVEATRYDLIVRTVEAPFFRRAKLEYTPATTNDNELVSTLRELLGEPVKEADKSILPTRDGAGVIFIGYNGDVYPSGFLPLYLGNVKKESLVDIYRKSEVLKKIKDSRFEGKCGICKYNNICGGSRARAFAVYNNPFAEDPMCPY, translated from the coding sequence ATGCCCTTTGAAAACGCTCCACATTTAGTCTTCTGGGAAGTAACTAAAGCCTGCCCATTAACTTGTAAACACTGTAGAGCTAACGCTATAGATAAGCCGTTGCCAGGTGAGCTTAATACTGAAGAGAGTAGAAAATTATTAGAAGATATAGCGAGATTTGGAAAGGTTGTTATAGTTTTCACCGGTGGTGATCCGTTAAGTAGAAGTGATATTTTCGAACTAATGGAATACGCTAAGTCGCTAGGATTAGTAGTTTCAATAGCACCCTCTCCTTCTCACCGTTTAGACGATGAGACCATGAAGATAATAAGCAATTATGCTAGATACATGTCAATTAGCCTAGACGGAGCTACTTCGCAAACTCATGACTGGTTAAGGGGACTTGGTAGTTATAAATACGCTTTAAGAGGAATAGAGCTTGGATTAAAATACGGGATACAAGTTCAAGTCAATACCCTAGTTTGGAAGAAGAGTTATAGTGAATTACCTTTCGTAGTCAAATTGCTAAAAGAGATGGGGGTAAAGATTTGGGAAGTGTTCTTTCTAATTCCAGTGGGTAGAGGAACTACTGAATTGGATATTCCTAGAGATAAATATAAAGATGTTATAGATTTTCTAGTTGAAGCCACTAGATATGATTTAATTGTGAGAACTGTTGAGGCACCTTTCTTTAGGAGAGCTAAACTTGAGTATACTCCAGCTACTACTAACGATAATGAGCTGGTTTCTACATTACGCGAATTATTAGGTGAACCAGTAAAGGAAGCTGATAAGAGCATTTTGCCTACTAGGGACGGGGCTGGCGTTATCTTCATAGGTTATAATGGTGATGTCTATCCTAGTGGCTTCTTACCATTGTATTTAGGTAATGTTAAGAAGGAGAGTTTAGTCGATATTTATAGAAAGTCCGAGGTTTTGAAAAAAATAAAGGATAGTAGGTTCGAAGGGAAATGTGGCATATGCAAATACAATAATATTTGTGGGGGGAGTAGGGCTAGGGCTTTTGCAGTATATAATAACCCATTTGCAGAAGACCCAATGTGTCCATACTAA